The nucleotide window AGCCTTGAAGACATGAGTGCCAACAGTGCGTTCCTATTAGGGAGCGCCATGGCATTACAGGATTCCATGCCACAGCGCATTAACCTGTTGCCCTTTAAATACGCCGAACACAATTTCTATCGGGCCGCGCAACTAGGACTGGATACCAGCTTGCTTTGGCCCTCTTCCAGCCAGGTCAAAGTCGTTGAATACGATCTACTGAAATTGGCCCGGCGTCTGCTGCCGCTGGCAAGAGACAGCTTGCTCGAAGCCGGGTTGGAGACCGCAGAATGTCAGCGCATGATCGAAAATATACAGCAGCGCATTGACATGAAAGTCAACGGTGCACGCTGGCAAAAAAACATCACCCGCCAATTTCGGCAACAGGGATGTTCACAACAAGACGCTCTCAGCAGCATGTTTCAACGCTACCGGCAGCATTTTTACTCCGGAAAATCCATCAGCCAATGGGATACCCAGTTATGAGTTTCGGCAACCCGCACATTCGCTATTGGTTCAACCCGGCGCCGGCTGATTTGGGAGAATCCGAGGAGCAGTTTTTGCGTGCACTGGGTGGCCCCGCGGTACTGCATATTCCGGGTAAAGACCGCAGCCGTAACCGTGCCATCTGCACCCTACTGCATGGAAACGAACCGTCCGGCACCCGGGCAATCCTGCGCTGGTTAAAGCAAGCCGTTGCACCCGCCGTTGACGTCTTATGTTTTTTCGGCTCAGTCAAAACCGCGCTCACCGAGCCCCTGTTTCACTACCGCCAGCTGCCCGGCGAACCGGACCTGAATCGCTGTTTCAAGCCGCCGTTCGACACTCATCAGGGTTCTACCGCAAAAGCAATATTGGACACGCTGATCGAGATGCATCCCGAAGCTTTGATTGATATTCATAATACGTCCGGGATGGGGCCCTCCTTTGCGGTATCCATGAACCAGGACCGCACCCACAAAGCATTGGCGGGTTTGTTCACAAAGCGTATGCTGGTGACCGGATTAAAATTGGGTGCCCTTTTTGAATACAGCGAACGCAATGTCGCCACGGTCACCATAGAATGTGGCGGTTCACAGGACCCGAGAGCAGACCAGATCGCCTATCAGGGAATAATGCGCTTTGTGACCGAGGAAGACGTACTTGACCCTAAACCGGCAGATTGGGATCTGGAAGTGCTACTTGAACCGGTGAGGCTGGAACTGACAGGCGATACCCGCATCAGTTATGGCAACCAGGAAGACGCACAGGCGGACATCACACTGCCGCCGGATGTTGAAAATCACAATTTTGGCCGGGTCAGCCGGGAAGTGCAGCTCGGCTGGGTTAACCCGCTAAGCTGGCACAAGCTGAAGATGAATGCGCCTGACGGCAAGGACGTGAAAGATAAATTGCTGCGTCTGGAAGGTCGCAGCTTGTTCCCGGCACAGGCACTAAAGCTGTTTATGATCACCACCAATCCGGCGATCGCCCTGAGCGATTGTGTATTCTATGCCGTAAGGGATAGTGGCAGCGATATCGATTAGTAGAGGCTTGCACATTCAGCCTGGGTTAAGTTTGGTCTTAGGATAATGAACCGGTCTAATCGTCATTAATCGCCCGAGATTTGAGACCTGCCTGTGGAAGAATACCAGACCCTGCTAAGCACCCTTGCCCTAACCATGGGCTTATCCTGGGCCAGCGGCATCAACCTTTACGCTGCCTTGCTGGTGCTGGGCCTCGGCGGTTCCACCGGTAATATAGACCTGCCAGCCGACCTGCAAGTGTTGCAGGATCCCTTAGTGATTATGGCAGCGGGCGCTATGTACGCTGTGGAATTCTTCGCCGACAAAACGCCCGGGGTCGATTCAGGGTGGGATACTTTGCATACCTTTATCCGCATACCCGCAGGCGCCATGCTCGCAGCAGGTGCCGTAGGTGACGTCACCCCCGGACTGGAAATTGCAGCCGGTATAATGGGCGGTGGCATAGCCGCTACCTCCCACGCAACCAAAGCCGGCACCCGGCTGTTGATTAATACATCCCCTGAACCGGTCACCAACTGGATCGCGTCTTTCAGCGAGGATTTTCTGGTCATCGCAGGGCTGTGGACCGCGCTAAATCACCCCGTTGCTTTCTTAGTATTTCTTCTGTGCTTTGTCCTGATGGTGATCTGGCTATTACCCAAAATATATCGTGCATTAAAATTGATGATCACAAAAATCGGCCAGTGGCTGGGTATTCTTGCCCAACCGGAAACCCCGGACAGATCAGGCCAAGAGCACTATCTGGACAAGCTGGCTCGGCTCAAACAACTTTTGGATCAAGGCGCATTGACAGAAGAAGAATTCCGGCGAGAAAAAAAACTGCTGCTTAAGCCCGGTATTAGCTGAAAAAATACCATCGCTTATTTTGCGCTTCTACTTTCGGCAGCGTCGTATATATAGCTAGAGGCGAATACATCCGCAGGCATCGGTTTAGCGAAATAATATCCCTGATATTTTATACACCCCTTACTGATCAAATATTTAAGCTGGTACTCTTCTTCCACCCCTTCGGCGATGACATCCAGCTCCATCAAATTCGCCATTGTAATAATGGTCTCCACGATCGCCCTGTCTGCTTTATCTTCGCCAACATCCCGGATAAACGCCTGATCAATCTTAAGTTTATCCAAGGGCAGGGTGTGCAAATACGACAGCGAAGAATACCCCGTACCAAAATCGTCTAACGCGATATGAAAGCCCATATCGTGCAGCAGGTGCATTTTTTCGATCACTTGGTCCCGTTTATTAAGCAACATACTTTCAGTAATTTCTAACTCAATATCAGCAGGCTGCAAACCGGCTTCTTCCACAAACGCTTTAACCCGAAAGGGAAAATCATCCAGGGAAAACTGCCGCGCGCTGATATTAATAGCCAGACGCTCGAAACTGGTGGGTAATCCCTGCTGACGCCATTTACTTAACTGCGCACAAGCTTTCCGCAAAACCCAATCACCCAACGGCACGATCTGGCCGGATTCCTCCGCTGCCCGGATAAATAAATCCGGGGAGACAAACCCTTGCTGCGGCTCCTCCCACCGCAACAGTACCTCAGCGCCAATCAAATTCCGGTGTTGATCAAATTGAGGCTGAAAATACAACATAAACTGTTCATCTTCCATTGCACCGGGCAATAACATTTGCAGACGCAAGTTGTCCTCGATTTTTTGATGCATATCTTTACTAAATAGACACACCGCATTGCGGCCATCTTCTTTCGCACGATACATAGCGGCATCGGCCTGTTTCACAATATCGTGAATGGAGTCCTGGTCCAGTGGATACAATGCAATGCCGATACTGCAGCCAATATTCAAGCGATGACCATAGACTTCAAGGGTTTCACTTAGGCTGTCCTGAATTTTTAATGCCACATTACGTGCCAGCGTAGCCGCCTGGGCAGCGTCATCATTTAGCTCCGGCAGTAACACGACAAACTCATCCCCTCCCAGCCTTGCCAACGTATCTTCAGAACGCAATACCTGATTTAACCGGCTGGCGATGGTGATGAGTAAACTATCCCCTACCGGATGCCCCAGCGAATCGTTTACGTTTTTAAAATGATCCAAATCTATAAACAGTAACGCGCCCGTATGACCGTGGCGCAATGCGCGGGCCTGCTCCTGGGTGAGCGTCTCATTCAGCATGCGGCGATTCGGTAATTTGGTTAAATCATCGAATAACGCCTGTTGCCGGATGCGTTCCTCTGCCCGCTTGCGCTCACTAATATCCATCACACCGGCTATCATGCCGTTAAAATCACCCTCAAGGTCATAGATCGGCGTCCAATGCATTGTGGTGAATATGCGCAAGCCGGCCTTGGAAACAAACTCGTATTCCTGCCTGCTATCAGCACCCTGACCTTTCCTGCTTAATTTCTCCAGGGCATGCACTCGGCTAGTCTCCGCCATAAAGTCCACTATCGGACAATCCAGCAACTCCTGACTATGGTAGCCAAGGATTGTGGCCATGGATTCATTGACTAATATAGTTTTGCCCTCTCTATCAATTTGCCAGATCCCCTCCTGGGCCATTTCAAAAAGTTTCCGGTAACGTTCCTCACTGCCTCGCAGCGCATCCTCCATACGACGTCGTGGGGTAATGTCCCTATGGGTCGACACCATTCGAAGTGCGTCACCTTGCGCATTCCGTTCCACCACCTTCCCGCGCATAATAATAAAACGCTTACGCCCGCCCGGTAGACGAATGGCATATTCCACCTGACATAAATCCGACAAGCCTTGCAGGTGCCGCTTTATTTTCCGATCTACAAAGTCCCAGTCTTCATCGATTTTTTCTTTCCAGATAGTAAGATCCGGTTTCTGGTCTGCAGCCAGACCCAGCAGAGCACCAAAGCCGGGTGAGAAAAAACACTCACCGTTGGTGATATTCCAATCCAACACGCAGTCCCCCCCACTCTCCAACGCAAATTGCCAGCGTTGCTTATCGCGCTGACTATCAGCCAGACTTTTATTTTGGCGGGAAACCATTTTATTGAGACTGTCTGCCAGGGCTACCAAAGACGCATCACCATTACTTTCGAACTTCACCGGTTCGCGACCGCGGCTGGCCGCAACTACTTTTTTACGTAGTTTGGCCAGGGGCTGGAGTAACTGCTGATGCAGTACGAACCAAATCAGCGTGAGTGTGAGCAACACCATCAACCACATCGCCAGCATATCTGCGATGGCCGAATGTCGCAGTTGGTCGATCCGGGGTTTTATATCCCATTCTACGAACAATACACCGGTTTCCTCCACCGCGGATGGCCCAGCCGACCGATGCATAACAACAGGGAAATAGGCATGCAACACATCATGCTGTGGATTCGTCATGAGTACCGGCTGCCGCGCGGCCTGTGCGCGAATAAAAGTGGCCTGATCCAGCATCGGCAAATGAGCAAATGCCGGCAAATTCCAAACGATATAGCTGGAGCTGTATCGTACCATGCCGTCAGCTCCAATCAGGGCGCTCAGTTCTACCTCGCTAAACTGTTTCAGGTTCAAAATTTCACGCTCAACACCGTGCTCGTTTTGTTTACCAACATCACTCTCAATGCGCGCACTGGCTAAACTCAAAACCTGACGCAAATGCGTGGAGCTGACTTCCAGCTGCCGGTTCACCTGATTCGAATAGTGATAATACGCGTAAAAGCCTGCCAACCCGCACAACACCAGTGCGACCAGGGCAATAACAAGAGACAACGAGGCTTTAGCGCGTATCACTGAGGGGACTTCCTTGAATCACAATTCTGAATCAGTAGCGGGTTAAAAGCTAAATCAGTTGGGGCAATTCTTTATGTTTCAGATAGTTTCACTATAGCAACGAAGTCTGCAAAATGCCGGAAATCAAAGGGATGTACATCCAGGAGGGGGCGATTCAGCGGAAATGGACTTCAAGTAACACGGTGATAGAGAAAGTTTGATGAAAATTTTCCTCCCGGGGGAAAGCCACCTCGGGAATCACACTGAGATATAACCAATCTTTATAAGGCTGACTGCGATAGGCCGCACTCAAATACACGATATCCACTTCGGAGTAATCATAGCCGGTGCCGAATGCCCCCAGTTGATATTCAATAGCCCGGGTGCCGGGTAATTGCTGGTACAAACTGAACACCTGTCCGAATTCCAGTGTGTCCAATTCTTCCCTCCAATCCAGAAGGGTATTCGAACGGAAAAGGAAATTTTCTGCCACCAGGTTGTCCAGAATAATATCAACGTCGCCATGAAAGCCGTCCGAGTTAAACCATTCAGCCTGACCCCGCAATTGAAGATTCCAGTCCGGTGACAGTTTAAATTGGCGCAATCCGGTACTTCTCACGAACGGATCCGGCGGAGCCTTGACTTTGACCCCGGCCGACAGCTTCGTTTCCCATTCCCCGGTGCCGCCATCCAACGTTCTTAACAAACCGGCAAACAAGGAATTTTGATCGGAAGTTGATGCAGCTTCACTCGGCCGGTTACGTTCTTCCAGTGACCGGTCATTATCATCGCCATACTGCAGAACCAACCTATACCGCTCTTTGGTACCCGGCATATCCAACCTGAACTTCACGTTGAAATCCGGATCGAATTCTGCCCCCTCGTACCATTTTCCCCCCAATCGTAAAATGGCATAGGAATCATTGTTATACGTCTGGAATTTCTCACCTGCAAAATAGGCGTCCATTCTGCGCCCCATATTTTCCAGAGCATCCGATAGTTTTTCCCGGGATTCGACCAAATACTCAACACTGCGATCCACATACCCAGGTTCATCATAAGGAACATAAAAATCTTCCAGGCTGGGATAATCTACAAATGGATTCTGGCTTGCGTCAGGTATAGTTCGCTCTTCGAAGGGGGGATCAAATTGCTTCGGATAAACGTTCAACTTGCCCTGATGTGGTTCCAATACTGCAGCGAGATAGGGTAATCCGGCTGCAGGATCGGCGCCTTGCAGCAACGATTGGTCTTCCGCCATTACAACAGAACTCATCACCATAGGTAATGCTATGCATACTCTTTTTTTAATTGTCATTAATGCTGCGAGATCAGTTACTGAATAGGGAAAGTGTGTTAGTTTTCTAGCAACTCGTCTTCTATGGGTCCTGGTTTGGATATTCCGTATCCCTGGGCAAAGTCAACTCCAAGTATTCTCAATTTATCTTCTATTTCGCTATTTTCCACAAATTCCGCTACCGTTTTCAAGCCAGCGGAATGCGCTATGGTATTACAAGCGTCTACTATCGCCAGATCCATAGGATCACTTAGCATACTGCGAACAAAACCCCCGTCTATTTTCAACACATCGACCGGAATCGCTTTCAAATAAGCAAAGGAACTCATACCCACCCCAAAATCGTCCAATGCAAACAAGAAGCCCAGCTCCCGAATATCGGAAATAAAGGCCGAGGTGGCTTCAATGTTTGAAATCGCCGTAGTTTCCGTAATTTCAAAACATATTTGATTGGCGGGGATATCGTAACGACGCTTGCACTCCCTAACGCTTTCGAAAAATGTTTCGTCATTGAGCGAAGAGCCGGACAGATTAATGAAGTACACGCCCTTAAAATTGGCTTTTTTGTCGATACAGCGGCGTACAAAAGAGAACGCACTGTCCACCACCCAGCGATCAATAGAGGTCATCAGGTTAAAACGTTCCGCAGCCGGAATAAATAATCCCGGTGCCACCAACTCCCCTTCATCCAGCATACGCACCAAAAACTCATAGTGCACTGCATCGCTTTTCAGACCGACGATAGGCTGCTTGTATAGTACGAACGCGTTTTCGTCCAGAGCACGTCTGATTTTGGATGCCCAACGCATTTGCTCCTTACGCAAAGTCAGATCCTGATTGTTCAGATCATACACCTGAATGAAACTTTGCCCCTTGTCTTTGGCTGCATAACTGGCCATATCAGCACTGGACAAGACTTCTTCAACGTCCATACTGCTGTTATCGATGAGTACAATTCCGGTACACGCTGATACCATAAACGGTTGCTCACTCCAGACAAAACGATGCTGCTCAATGGACTTGTGCAGCTTCGCCGCCATCGCACAGGCTTCTTGGGGGTTACAGTCTGTCAACAATACGCCGAACTCGTCCCCCCCCATGCGCGACACACAATCCCGCTCACCTATCACCCCTTTGATCAACTCACCGATTTGTTTTAATAGTTCATCCCCCGCCTGATGCCCACAGGCGTCGTTAATAATCTTGAATTGATCCAGGTCTACGTACAGCAATGCATGCTGAGCCTGGGTCTGGTGCGCACTATCCAGTGCGGTCTGAAGGTAGTTCTTGAATTGTTCCCGATTAATTAAGTTTGTAAGGGTGTCGTGATGGGAAAGATAGGCTATTTTCTGTTGCGCCTGCAGATGAGCATCGCGTTGCGCTACTTCCCGAAGTTCCCGTTCCACTACGGGGACCAGGCGCGACAGGTTGTCTTTCATAATGTAATCCTGAGCCCCCGATTTCATGGAGTGTACCGCCACGTCATCGCTAATCGTGCCGGACACCACAATCACGGGCGTTTCAGGCTGAGCCAGCTTCACCAACTGCAGTGCATCAGCTGAACTGAAAGAAGGCATGTTATGATCGGTCACTACCAGGTCCCACTTACTCAAATTCAGGGCCCTGCGCATCGCCTCGGGGTCGTCAACGCGTTCGAACTGGCACAGCAAACCGCCTTTTCTGAGTTCTCTTATCAACAATAACGCATCATCTTCCGAGTCATCTGCAATCAAAACGTTAAGATCACGATCCACACCCACCTCTGTATTGTTTTTTGTCAGTATAGAGCGGGAGTCCGGTTCACACCTAGCCAATATTGACCAAGCAACCTCACCTGATCAACAAATTCGTTAAAATCGACCGGTTTATTTATATAACTATTAGCTCCGCTTTCATAACAATCAACCATATCCTGTATTTCATCCGACGACGTCAGCAGCACCACCGGGATCCGCTTGGTACGTTCATCTCCGCGAATTGAGCGCAATACTTCAATGCCATTCAACTTGGGTAACTGCAGGTCCAGAAACACCACTTTGGGCAGTGCACGAACGTCACGATCCTGGTATTTTCCGGTTCCGAAAACATAATCAAGCGCCTCCTGGCCGTCTTTTACCACGACAACCTGGTTTGGCACACTGGATTTCTTCAGCGCACGCAGCGCAAGCAACTCATCATCAGGGTTATCTTCTACCAATAAAATAGTCATATTATCCATGCTATCTTTATTCCGACAGGCTATATCAGAAAGGTGGTGTGTACGTTGACATTACCGCTAGATCATTTAACAGTCAAACCATCAAGAAATCACGATAAAACAAAAACTTAAATCTGCTTGCTCTGTATATCAAACTGGCAGGGTGAAATAAAACGTGGCGCCATGATCTACCGCACTTTCAGCCCAGATATCGCCTCCGTGACGGTGTATAATTCTGGCGACGGTTGCCAATCCGATTCCGGTTCCTTCAAATTCATCTTTGCCGTGCAGGCGCTGAAAAGCACCGAACAATTTATCGGCATACCGCATATCAAAACCAGCCCCATTATCCCTTACAAAAAACGCGTTCTGCTTTTTACCTATGGCTATTTCCGGAGCTGAATGTTTATGCGAATATTTCCAGGCATTATCGATCAAGTTGGTCAGCACGATCCGCATCAGAGTGGAATCACATTGAGCCAGCATATCGTCCTGAACCTCTACCGTGACCTTGCGCGCCGGATCTCTTTCCCGCAACTCTTCAATAATTTCAAGACACTGTTTTGCTATATCCGTTGGTTGTAACACTAATTCGTGGCGCGAGACTCTGGACAAGCGCAGCATACTGTCAATCAACCCCCCCATTCGCTGACTCGCCATGCGAACCCGCTCAAGATAACTCATGGCCATGGGATCCAATGACTCGGCGTAATCCTCAAGCAAAGCCTGGCTAAATCCATCGATTGCCCGTAACGGGGAACGCAGGTCATGAGACACCGAATAACTGAACGCTTCCAGTTCCTGGTTCGCCGATTTTAATTCTGCAGTACGCTCTTCCACCTTGGTTTCAAGGTGTGCTTTATGGTTACGGAGTTCAAGATCACGCAGTTCAATAGCATTCAGCATGGCATTAAAACCATCCACCATCTGACCTAACTCATCGTCGCTGTGCTTGGCTGCACGCACTGAATAATCACTATTGGCGGTTATGTTCGCAGCCGTATCAGCCAGCTCCGAGATAGGTCTCGTCACGGCTTTTTGCAGAATCATTGCGATCCCGATTGACGCTACGGCAATGACAACCAGCGCCGTTAACATCATATAAAAATATTGCTGAATCAAGCTTTCCATGTAATCCGTATTAGCTCGGATAAAAATCACTCCTACCTGCGACGCATCCGATACGACCTCATCCATAAAATAATACTTATCACCATGAAAGCCGCGCTCGACAGCACCGGGTTGCTCAGGACAGGGCTCCAAGTCCAACTCCGAAGGCCGAGAACGAACGATTAACGCCATACTGGCGCTATACAAGCACACCATGTCGATGGTGTCATCGTAATCCAGGCTGTTTGCGCTTTCACTTAGGGTACTCAGATCATTAAAATCCAGAGCAGCCACAATTTGAGAATAAGCTACCTTGGTGACCACTTTGATTTCATGTTCCATTTGATCACGGGTCTGTATGCGCTCGTAGGCCAGGAAAAACACGCCGATCAACACCACCACGGCACAAATGGTGAGCATCATAACGAGGGTTAGTTTTTGTTTGATGTTAAGCGTGCGCAGCGAAAGCGGCATCGTTACAATACCTTTCTACCAAGCTGTAACAATTTTGAACTGATCTGAAGGCGAGACTGTTTGGCCCGGGTTAGATTGATATCGAACCGTATCCGGTCGCCCTCCCGCACCAAGGCGATGACCCCTCCCCTATCAGCAAATTCCTCGCCGTCCCCTATGGTCAGGATGGCCTTTTTCTCTGCCAGATTGATGACACCTTTTGCCAGTTCCGGCGACATCACATAAACCAGCTGACAACGGTCAATCTCATGGGTCGACTTCAATTCAATGAGCGATAAATTCATCGACCGCACCTGCCGTTGGCTCAGTCTCCCCAAGTCCTCGTCAATACCGTCCGCTCCCAGAAAGCAAATCTTCAGCCCCGCATTCGATTGCTC belongs to Ketobacter sp. MCCC 1A13808 and includes:
- a CDS encoding GGDEF domain-containing response regulator, yielding MDRDLNVLIADDSEDDALLLIRELRKGGLLCQFERVDDPEAMRRALNLSKWDLVVTDHNMPSFSSADALQLVKLAQPETPVIVVSGTISDDVAVHSMKSGAQDYIMKDNLSRLVPVVERELREVAQRDAHLQAQQKIAYLSHHDTLTNLINREQFKNYLQTALDSAHQTQAQHALLYVDLDQFKIINDACGHQAGDELLKQIGELIKGVIGERDCVSRMGGDEFGVLLTDCNPQEACAMAAKLHKSIEQHRFVWSEQPFMVSACTGIVLIDNSSMDVEEVLSSADMASYAAKDKGQSFIQVYDLNNQDLTLRKEQMRWASKIRRALDENAFVLYKQPIVGLKSDAVHYEFLVRMLDEGELVAPGLFIPAAERFNLMTSIDRWVVDSAFSFVRRCIDKKANFKGVYFINLSGSSLNDETFFESVRECKRRYDIPANQICFEITETTAISNIEATSAFISDIRELGFLFALDDFGVGMSSFAYLKAIPVDVLKIDGGFVRSMLSDPMDLAIVDACNTIAHSAGLKTVAEFVENSEIEDKLRILGVDFAQGYGISKPGPIEDELLEN
- a CDS encoding response regulator, whose protein sequence is MDNMTILLVEDNPDDELLALRALKKSSVPNQVVVVKDGQEALDYVFGTGKYQDRDVRALPKVVFLDLQLPKLNGIEVLRSIRGDERTKRIPVVLLTSSDEIQDMVDCYESGANSYINKPVDFNEFVDQVRLLGQYWLGVNRTPALY
- a CDS encoding sensor histidine kinase, with protein sequence MPLSLRTLNIKQKLTLVMMLTICAVVVLIGVFFLAYERIQTRDQMEHEIKVVTKVAYSQIVAALDFNDLSTLSESANSLDYDDTIDMVCLYSASMALIVRSRPSELDLEPCPEQPGAVERGFHGDKYYFMDEVVSDASQVGVIFIRANTDYMESLIQQYFYMMLTALVVIAVASIGIAMILQKAVTRPISELADTAANITANSDYSVRAAKHSDDELGQMVDGFNAMLNAIELRDLELRNHKAHLETKVEERTAELKSANQELEAFSYSVSHDLRSPLRAIDGFSQALLEDYAESLDPMAMSYLERVRMASQRMGGLIDSMLRLSRVSRHELVLQPTDIAKQCLEIIEELRERDPARKVTVEVQDDMLAQCDSTLMRIVLTNLIDNAWKYSHKHSAPEIAIGKKQNAFFVRDNGAGFDMRYADKLFGAFQRLHGKDEFEGTGIGLATVARIIHRHGGDIWAESAVDHGATFYFTLPV
- a CDS encoding YfiR family protein, with amino-acid sequence MKRSISKGIVNSLGWLLLLATGLSYAAVTIASDDTKLKAAFIFNFTKYVTWPPEVEQSNAGLKICFLGADGIDEDLGRLSQRQVRSMNLSLIELKSTHEIDRCQLVYVMSPELAKGVINLAEKKAILTIGDGEEFADRGGVIALVREGDRIRFDINLTRAKQSRLQISSKLLQLGRKVL
- a CDS encoding DUF4126 family protein, whose amino-acid sequence is MEEYQTLLSTLALTMGLSWASGINLYAALLVLGLGGSTGNIDLPADLQVLQDPLVIMAAGAMYAVEFFADKTPGVDSGWDTLHTFIRIPAGAMLAAGAVGDVTPGLEIAAGIMGGGIAATSHATKAGTRLLINTSPEPVTNWIASFSEDFLVIAGLWTALNHPVAFLVFLLCFVLMVIWLLPKIYRALKLMITKIGQWLGILAQPETPDRSGQEHYLDKLARLKQLLDQGALTEEEFRREKKLLLKPGIS
- a CDS encoding succinylglutamate desuccinylase translates to MSFGNPHIRYWFNPAPADLGESEEQFLRALGGPAVLHIPGKDRSRNRAICTLLHGNEPSGTRAILRWLKQAVAPAVDVLCFFGSVKTALTEPLFHYRQLPGEPDLNRCFKPPFDTHQGSTAKAILDTLIEMHPEALIDIHNTSGMGPSFAVSMNQDRTHKALAGLFTKRMLVTGLKLGALFEYSERNVATVTIECGGSQDPRADQIAYQGIMRFVTEEDVLDPKPADWDLEVLLEPVRLELTGDTRISYGNQEDAQADITLPPDVENHNFGRVSREVQLGWVNPLSWHKLKMNAPDGKDVKDKLLRLEGRSLFPAQALKLFMITTNPAIALSDCVFYAVRDSGSDID
- a CDS encoding EAL domain-containing protein, translating into MIRAKASLSLVIALVALVLCGLAGFYAYYHYSNQVNRQLEVSSTHLRQVLSLASARIESDVGKQNEHGVEREILNLKQFSEVELSALIGADGMVRYSSSYIVWNLPAFAHLPMLDQATFIRAQAARQPVLMTNPQHDVLHAYFPVVMHRSAGPSAVEETGVLFVEWDIKPRIDQLRHSAIADMLAMWLMVLLTLTLIWFVLHQQLLQPLAKLRKKVVAASRGREPVKFESNGDASLVALADSLNKMVSRQNKSLADSQRDKQRWQFALESGGDCVLDWNITNGECFFSPGFGALLGLAADQKPDLTIWKEKIDEDWDFVDRKIKRHLQGLSDLCQVEYAIRLPGGRKRFIIMRGKVVERNAQGDALRMVSTHRDITPRRRMEDALRGSEERYRKLFEMAQEGIWQIDREGKTILVNESMATILGYHSQELLDCPIVDFMAETSRVHALEKLSRKGQGADSRQEYEFVSKAGLRIFTTMHWTPIYDLEGDFNGMIAGVMDISERKRAEERIRQQALFDDLTKLPNRRMLNETLTQEQARALRHGHTGALLFIDLDHFKNVNDSLGHPVGDSLLITIASRLNQVLRSEDTLARLGGDEFVVLLPELNDDAAQAATLARNVALKIQDSLSETLEVYGHRLNIGCSIGIALYPLDQDSIHDIVKQADAAMYRAKEDGRNAVCLFSKDMHQKIEDNLRLQMLLPGAMEDEQFMLYFQPQFDQHRNLIGAEVLLRWEEPQQGFVSPDLFIRAAEESGQIVPLGDWVLRKACAQLSKWRQQGLPTSFERLAINISARQFSLDDFPFRVKAFVEEAGLQPADIELEITESMLLNKRDQVIEKMHLLHDMGFHIALDDFGTGYSSLSYLHTLPLDKLKIDQAFIRDVGEDKADRAIVETIITMANLMELDVIAEGVEEEYQLKYLISKGCIKYQGYYFAKPMPADVFASSYIYDAAESRSAK